The Phaseolus vulgaris cultivar G19833 chromosome 10, P. vulgaris v2.0, whole genome shotgun sequence DNA window CTTCTGCTCCCACCAAAGGCACCTTCCTAGAAACCTTCCTATGCATATAAAACTCATcatcaaaatgaaaatgaaaatgaaaaatcatAATCAATGGCATGCACATCAAATAATACTTATCTACTTCTCAAAGACAGGCTTCTCTAGATTCCTCAACTTCTTGACTTGGTAAAATTCAGAACTCTCACCCACAAATTTGTCTCTGGTGATGAACCtcatcaccaccaccactttcattttcttttgcaaacatcattcttaataaaaaaaaaaaaaagttacccTATATGTTTATGACCTACCCCCAATGTGTGTACTGTGCATGAAAGTGGTTGGGATATGTAAGATCTTTGTTATGTTTAGTGAGTTggaaaataatttaatctttttataaagattgggtattttttaaatacttttatttatttttatcgataaaaaaatcatgaaattatTATGActaacaaataaaaaagtatattagAAAAGAATAAGGGAGTAAGATACACTTAGAAAAGAATCTATGGTGGTTTTGGAGTTTGAATGAAGCTTATAAGTTGGGAGcttagaataatttatttttgttaggaAGTGTTTATTCCAAAAGGTAGAAGTTTTACATGTCTATAAAAGACTACTTGTCCTAACGAATTCTCATCGAGTCTTCTTCATTCTTATATAAGATAAAGTCTTCCAAAGTCGCTTTCTGCTTCAAGAGAAAGCAGAAGAAAAGGGAAGGTTGGTATCATAAAATGGAAAGCAAGCAGCACAGCATGGAGACAGAGTTTGAGGACTTGCTGCCTGTGATGGCAGAGAAGCTTGATGTGGAGTCCTTTGTGTCAGAACTGTGTGGTGGTCTCAAGCTTCTATCAGACCCAGAAAAAGGTTTGATAACAAGTGAGAGTCTGAGGAGAAACTCAGCTCTTCTTGGTATAGAGGGCATGAGTATGGAGGATGCAGATGCTATGGTTAGACAAGGTGATCTTGATGGTGATGGAAAGCTTAATGAAACTGAATTTTGCATTCTCATGGTCAGGCTTAGCCCTGGAATGATGGAAGATGCTGAGTCATGGCTGGAAAAGGCAATTCATGAAGAACTTAGGAACTCCCCAACTTAGACATGTAATTATTATTGCTCCTTTTGTAGTCAATTATGAATCAAAATCTTGTCTGTTTTAAGCTGCTGCTACAATTCAT harbors:
- the LOC137818920 gene encoding calcium-binding protein KIC-like, with protein sequence MESKQHSMETEFEDLLPVMAEKLDVESFVSELCGGLKLLSDPEKGLITSESLRRNSALLGIEGMSMEDADAMVRQGDLDGDGKLNETEFCILMVRLSPGMMEDAESWLEKAIHEELRNSPT